The Flavobacterium sp. 123 genome contains a region encoding:
- the mdh gene encoding malate dehydrogenase — protein sequence MKVTIVGAGNVGATCADVISYRGIASEVVLLDIREGFAEGKAMDIMQCATNTGFNTQVSGVTNDYSKTANSDVVVITSGIPRKPGMTREELIGINAGIVKTVAENVLVHSPNTIVVVVSNPMDTMTYLALKSTGLPKNRIIGMGGALDSSRFRYYLSKALDKPSNDVSAMVIGGHGDTTMIPLTRLASYNGIPVSKFLSEDELAKVAASTMVGGATLTGLLGTSAWYAPGASVAYLVDSILNDQKKMIACSVFLEGEYGQSDICIGVPCIIGKNGVEQILDIELNDAEKALFAKSADAVRNMNADLKSVLA from the coding sequence ATGAAAGTTACCATCGTAGGAGCAGGAAATGTGGGAGCAACCTGTGCAGATGTAATTTCTTATAGAGGAATTGCAAGTGAAGTAGTATTATTGGATATTAGAGAAGGTTTTGCCGAAGGTAAAGCTATGGATATTATGCAATGTGCTACAAATACTGGTTTTAACACGCAAGTATCTGGTGTTACAAATGATTATTCTAAAACGGCTAATAGCGATGTAGTGGTAATTACATCAGGAATTCCAAGAAAACCAGGAATGACTCGTGAAGAATTAATTGGTATCAATGCTGGAATTGTAAAAACTGTTGCTGAAAATGTATTGGTACATTCTCCAAATACAATTGTAGTTGTAGTGTCAAATCCGATGGATACAATGACTTATTTAGCATTGAAATCTACAGGATTGCCTAAAAATAGAATTATTGGTATGGGAGGAGCTTTAGATAGTTCTCGTTTTAGATATTATTTATCAAAAGCTTTAGATAAACCATCAAATGATGTTTCAGCTATGGTTATTGGAGGACATGGCGATACTACCATGATTCCGTTAACTAGATTAGCTTCTTATAATGGTATTCCGGTTTCTAAATTTCTTTCAGAAGACGAATTAGCTAAAGTTGCCGCTTCAACTATGGTTGGAGGAGCTACTTTAACGGGACTTTTAGGTACGTCTGCATGGTATGCTCCTGGAGCTTCTGTAGCGTATTTAGTTGATAGTATTTTGAATGATCAAAAGAAAATGATTGCTTGCTCGGTGTTCTTAGAAGGAGAATATGGACAAAGTGATATCTGTATAGGTGTGCCATGTATTATTGGTAAAAATGGAGTAGAACAAATTCTTGACATTGAGTTGAATGATGCTGAAAAAGCATTATTTGCTAAAAGTGCAGATGCTGTTAGAAACATGAATGCAGACTTAAAATCGGTTTTAGCATAA
- the secDF gene encoding protein translocase subunit SecDF encodes MQNKGLIKFFAILFALVSIYQLSFTFVSNKVASDAKSFAGGNPEKEVKYLDSIGKEKVFNLGFTDFTFNEVKDKQINKGLDLEGGINVILQVSVKDILKGLSNNSKNPVFNKSLADATANMEGNKTYIDKFFEAFEANSKGSVKLASPDIFANRSLQGEGGIDFQMTDAQVQKVIKRKVNESVESAFGVLRKRIDKFGVTQPNIQKLGESGRILVELPGAKDVDRIKKLLQSTAQLEFWETYKIDEIGNFLMAANEALKKTEINKVATKTVAKDSLSALLTDGKDSAETKKGNNPLLDKIIGQGGGPVLGLFAPKDTAVVNSYFKRADIRILLAADQRYAKFVWGKPTTVKDAKAKDVEAVELYALKGNRDNVAAMSGGVVTDASDTFDQLGKPAVSMQMNGQGAKAWEELTGRAYTQKSNIAIVLDDVVYSAPGVSSGPISGGRSEISGVFDVTETKDLANVLKAGKLPASADIIQSEVVGPSLGQAAIDAGTTSSIVGFLLVCLWMVFYYGRAGWYANLALLLNLLFLFGIMASFGFVLTLPGIAGIVLTLGTAVDANIIIYERAKEELREGKTLAEAVAASYGWHGAMRSIIDANVTHILTGAILFTFGTGLIKGFALTLLIGIVTSLFTSIFIARIFIDKNIASNSNLTFSTSTTKNWFTNFHFDFIGMKKVTYVFSSIVVLVSLISIFFVNGLDEGVDFVGGRTFQVKFDKPVDATKISEELSAAFGTTVEAKVFGDDNQLKITTKYKIKEEGVNVDKEVNEKLFAALQKHYSSMTYDKFINSYDGKKIGVLQASKVGASISEDIKTNSYWAVLGAMAVIFLYLMISFRKWQYSLGAIAAVAHDVIFVLGIYSLCYKFMPFHMEMDQHFIAAILTVIGYSMNDTVIVFDRIREFIMGKRKGTFEEIVNASINTTLSRTLNTSLMMILVLLTMFIFGGESIRGFIFAMLVGIVVGTYSSLFIATPVLVDTISKADKDLVVKQHQES; translated from the coding sequence ATGCAGAATAAAGGACTTATTAAATTTTTCGCAATTCTATTTGCATTGGTAAGTATTTACCAACTTTCTTTCACTTTTGTTTCTAATAAGGTAGCAAGTGATGCAAAATCTTTTGCTGGTGGCAATCCTGAGAAAGAAGTAAAATATTTAGATTCTATTGGTAAAGAAAAAGTATTTAATCTTGGATTTACTGATTTTACTTTTAATGAAGTAAAAGACAAGCAAATCAATAAAGGTCTTGACTTAGAAGGAGGTATTAATGTTATACTTCAAGTTTCGGTTAAAGACATCTTAAAAGGATTATCTAATAATTCAAAAAATCCAGTTTTTAATAAATCTTTGGCTGATGCAACTGCAAACATGGAGGGGAATAAAACGTATATCGATAAGTTTTTCGAAGCGTTTGAAGCAAATTCAAAAGGTAGTGTAAAATTAGCATCTCCTGATATTTTTGCAAACAGAAGTTTACAAGGTGAAGGTGGAATTGATTTCCAAATGACAGATGCTCAAGTTCAAAAAGTAATCAAAAGAAAAGTTAACGAGTCTGTTGAAAGTGCTTTTGGAGTACTAAGAAAACGTATCGATAAATTTGGTGTAACACAACCTAATATCCAAAAATTAGGAGAGTCAGGAAGAATTCTTGTTGAACTTCCTGGTGCTAAAGATGTGGACAGAATTAAAAAATTATTGCAAAGTACTGCGCAATTAGAATTTTGGGAAACATACAAAATTGACGAAATAGGTAATTTTTTAATGGCTGCAAATGAGGCATTGAAAAAAACTGAAATTAATAAAGTTGCTACAAAAACAGTTGCAAAAGACTCTTTGAGTGCTTTATTGACAGACGGTAAAGATTCAGCTGAAACTAAAAAAGGGAATAATCCTTTATTAGATAAAATCATTGGTCAAGGTGGTGGTCCAGTTTTAGGACTTTTCGCTCCAAAAGATACTGCAGTTGTAAACAGTTATTTTAAAAGAGCTGATATTAGAATTTTATTAGCTGCAGATCAACGTTACGCAAAATTTGTTTGGGGAAAACCAACAACTGTAAAAGATGCTAAAGCTAAAGATGTTGAAGCAGTAGAATTATATGCATTAAAAGGAAACCGTGATAATGTAGCTGCAATGAGCGGTGGTGTTGTTACTGATGCAAGTGATACATTTGATCAATTAGGAAAACCAGCTGTTTCTATGCAAATGAACGGACAAGGTGCTAAAGCTTGGGAAGAGTTAACAGGAAGAGCATACACTCAAAAAAGCAATATTGCTATTGTTTTGGATGATGTTGTTTATTCTGCTCCAGGAGTTTCTAGTGGTCCAATTTCAGGTGGTAGATCTGAAATCTCTGGTGTTTTTGATGTAACAGAAACTAAAGATTTAGCTAACGTATTGAAAGCAGGTAAATTGCCAGCTTCTGCGGATATTATCCAATCAGAAGTGGTAGGTCCATCCTTAGGTCAAGCTGCAATTGATGCAGGGACAACTTCTTCAATTGTTGGATTTTTATTAGTTTGTCTCTGGATGGTGTTCTATTATGGTAGAGCAGGTTGGTATGCAAATCTTGCTTTGTTGTTAAATTTACTTTTCTTATTTGGTATTATGGCAAGTTTTGGTTTTGTATTAACATTACCAGGTATTGCAGGTATCGTACTGACATTAGGAACTGCTGTTGATGCGAATATCATTATTTACGAAAGAGCAAAAGAGGAATTACGTGAAGGTAAAACATTGGCAGAAGCTGTAGCAGCATCTTATGGATGGCATGGTGCAATGCGTTCTATCATTGATGCGAATGTAACTCACATACTTACAGGTGCAATTTTGTTTACTTTTGGAACAGGGTTAATTAAAGGATTTGCTTTAACGTTATTAATTGGTATTGTAACCTCATTGTTTACTTCTATATTTATAGCTAGAATCTTTATTGATAAAAATATTGCTTCAAACAGTAATTTAACATTCTCTACTTCAACTACTAAAAACTGGTTTACTAACTTCCATTTTGATTTTATTGGAATGAAGAAAGTGACTTATGTTTTCTCTTCTATAGTTGTTCTAGTAAGTTTAATCTCTATTTTCTTTGTAAATGGATTAGATGAAGGTGTAGATTTTGTTGGAGGTAGAACTTTTCAAGTGAAGTTTGACAAGCCAGTTGATGCAACAAAAATTTCAGAAGAATTATCTGCTGCATTTGGTACTACTGTTGAAGCTAAAGTTTTTGGTGATGATAATCAATTGAAAATCACAACAAAATACAAGATAAAAGAAGAAGGTGTTAATGTTGATAAAGAAGTAAATGAGAAATTATTCGCTGCTTTACAAAAACATTATTCTAGTATGACTTATGATAAATTTATCAATTCTTATGATGGTAAAAAAATAGGTGTATTACAAGCTTCTAAAGTTGGTGCTTCTATTTCTGAGGATATTAAAACAAATTCATATTGGGCTGTTCTTGGTGCTATGGCTGTTATTTTCTTATACTTAATGATCTCTTTCCGTAAATGGCAATATTCATTAGGTGCAATTGCAGCTGTTGCACATGACGTAATATTTGTATTAGGAATTTACTCTTTATGTTATAAATTCATGCCTTTCCACATGGAAATGGATCAGCATTTTATCGCTGCTATTTTAACAGTAATTGGATATTCTATGAATGATACCGTTATTGTATTTGATAGAATTAGAGAGTTTATCATGGGTAAACGTAAAGGTACTTTTGAAGAGATTGTAAATGCTTCTATTAATACTACTTTATCAAGAACGTTGAATACTTCATTAATGATGATATTAGTATTGTTGACTATGTTTATTTTTGGTGGAGAATCAATTAGAGGATTTATATTTGCTATGTTAGTAGGTATTGTTGTTGGAACATATTCTTCATTGTTCATTGCAACTCCAGTATTGGTAGATACAATTTCAAAAGCTGATAAAGACTTGGTTGTAAAACAACATCAAGAAAGCTAG